Proteins from a genomic interval of Treponema succinifaciens DSM 2489:
- a CDS encoding GAF domain-containing SpoIIE family protein phosphatase translates to MKVVQGADTLILDDKFAYIPLFAVSVICAFLFVLFLLIRKKKTARVSFIALLSDLILGAGSLIAAVKEITGEGNSFVYFAVAASIAALILIPYCIILYTFEPKKIEKLVPHYVNVAEEKSYAQALQQTSLQQQKTIQPDENESRALEISYSFAEKASEAFSEKNGMNALLDYVNKTIREEINADGGAILMIDDFEDVITVRSFDGDFPPPYKLPSDMPHKPIRIATNFKFASFPLRENIFGEIATAGKPELITKPENDARIYQNGPEEFLECGSYIMIPIKIQDSVIGVAAFARTKQNPVFTEENLKTASMITDFAATSIKSVVSVKDIIEHNDLIKEAEIASKIQEMLHPAKLPALPGIQLGTIWNPEEGVCGDYYDVIVSRRDRVSFVMSDVAGKGINSVIVMSMLHAMIRLVVNTKKTAGTILEWVNHGIAAESFSTDHFASCALINYDPIKKVAEIATGGTTPVFYYSKEKNEIKQISTPSEPIGVDKESQYKDILQDIKTGDILITYTDGLVEALNEQGTQYPKESLLKIVSSNANSTGKDIANLVKSDIKKFIGNSSLHDDQSLLVIKF, encoded by the coding sequence CAAATTTGCATACATTCCTCTTTTCGCGGTTTCTGTGATTTGCGCATTTTTATTCGTGCTATTTCTTTTAATCCGCAAGAAAAAAACTGCCAGAGTAAGTTTTATAGCTCTTCTTTCAGACTTGATTCTTGGAGCAGGAAGCCTTATCGCGGCAGTAAAAGAAATAACTGGCGAAGGAAATTCTTTTGTATATTTTGCAGTTGCGGCTTCAATCGCAGCGTTAATTTTGATTCCATACTGCATAATTTTGTACACTTTTGAGCCAAAGAAAATAGAAAAGCTCGTTCCGCATTATGTAAATGTGGCGGAAGAAAAATCTTACGCACAGGCACTTCAGCAGACTTCATTACAGCAGCAAAAAACAATCCAGCCTGATGAAAATGAATCAAGAGCACTTGAAATAAGCTATTCTTTTGCCGAAAAAGCATCAGAAGCATTTTCCGAAAAAAACGGAATGAATGCGCTTCTTGACTACGTAAATAAAACCATAAGAGAAGAGATAAATGCTGACGGCGGCGCAATCCTCATGATTGATGACTTTGAAGACGTGATTACAGTCCGTTCATTTGACGGAGACTTTCCGCCTCCATACAAACTTCCAAGCGATATGCCTCACAAGCCTATCCGAATTGCCACAAATTTCAAATTCGCATCATTTCCGCTTAGAGAAAACATATTTGGCGAAATAGCAACAGCAGGAAAGCCAGAGCTTATTACAAAGCCTGAAAACGACGCAAGAATTTATCAGAACGGACCTGAAGAATTCCTTGAATGCGGAAGCTATATAATGATTCCTATAAAAATTCAGGATTCAGTAATTGGCGTTGCGGCATTTGCAAGAACAAAGCAGAATCCTGTATTTACTGAAGAAAATTTAAAGACTGCATCAATGATTACAGATTTTGCGGCAACTTCTATAAAGAGCGTTGTTTCAGTAAAGGATATTATAGAACATAACGACCTTATAAAAGAAGCTGAAATTGCTTCAAAGATTCAGGAAATGCTTCATCCTGCAAAACTCCCTGCCCTTCCAGGAATTCAACTTGGAACAATCTGGAATCCAGAAGAAGGTGTTTGCGGTGATTATTATGATGTAATTGTTTCCAGAAGAGACAGGGTTTCATTTGTAATGAGCGATGTCGCAGGAAAAGGAATCAACAGCGTAATTGTCATGTCAATGCTACATGCAATGATTAGGCTTGTTGTAAATACAAAGAAAACAGCAGGAACAATTCTTGAATGGGTAAACCATGGGATTGCGGCTGAAAGTTTCAGTACAGACCACTTTGCATCTTGCGCACTCATAAACTATGATCCAATTAAAAAGGTCGCTGAAATTGCAACAGGCGGAACAACTCCAGTTTTCTACTACAGCAAGGAAAAAAATGAGATAAAGCAGATTTCAACACCGAGCGAGCCAATTGGAGTTGACAAAGAATCTCAGTATAAAGACATCTTGCAAGATATTAAAACTGGTGATATTCTTATTACATATACAGACGGACTTGTTGAAGCGTTAAATGAGCAGGGAACTCAATATCCTAAGGAATCTTTGCTAAAAATAGTTTCTTCAAATGCAAATTCAACTGGAAAAGATATTGCAAATCTTGTAAAGTCTGATATTAAGAAGTTTATAGGCAACAGTAGTCTTCATGATGACCAGTCGTTGCTAGTAATAAAATTTTAA